From Pleurocapsa sp. PCC 7319:
CTGATTACTTTGGTAGCTTGTTCGGAACTAATTTTATTTTGATCGATCCACAGCGATAATAGCTGGTATTCCCAAGATATTCTCGATTCTTCTTGAGCAATGTTAGCTAGAGTCAACTGGATTTCTTCAATCTGAGATAGTCTTTCAGGACAATAAGCAACAATATGTCTTCTCCATCTTCTGACAGGATGCACTCCTCCACTAGCATACATAATACGCCCTAAATACATATAGAGTATCCAGGTGTGATTTTGGGTATCGGAGATAACGAGCTGACCACTAAACCGAGCTTCTTTTAAAGATTCAAAAAGCTCAAGTTGTTTGGTGGCAGTAAATTGTTGAATATGAGTCCGAAGATGACTAATTCCATTTTTGGCAGTCGTCATGACAAACTTCCTATTATAAAACAAGCGCAGTTTTTAAATAAGCTACTGCTCAACTTGCATAAGTTGAGTTAGAGACTAATTAAGAATAGGTATCTTTCATCTTTGTTAATTAACGGCAAAAAACATGATGCTGCGATACAAGTTGACAAATCAACCTCAATCTTTATAGTTCCCTAAAAGTCGATGATATTAACAGATAGCAATTTTTAAAAAATGGGTTATCTAGAGCTAATTTAATATTTTTGCTAGTTCAATTGATTAATTGTAGTAATTGCTGCAAATTTAAGATAAATAGACGGGAAATTTCATCTATATTAGTCACTTTACTTTCTATATATTGCCTATCGTAGCTACCTATTTCAGTCGAAGTTATAGCCTGAAAGTCAGTTGGTGGGACTTTATAAATTACTGGTTGAGAATTGAGAGGTAATCCAGCTAAAATTTCTGCTTCTTGTTGAAGTATTGCTACATAAGAAAATGAGACTGGACTAGTTAATTCTGGTTGTTTCAATAAACTTGAATCTGTAGTTACTGATGATTTAGATGGTGATGAATTAGCAAAAATATGTTGCTCAACATCAATAATTGTTAGTTTTTTATCTTTGAATTGATAAAGATTATTTTGAGAATCCCCCGTAATATAATTAATTTGACTGACGGGAATAACTTTCTGAATTGCCAAAATTGGTAAAGCAAACCATTCTCTACCTAGCTGGAAAGCAATTATTGGTTGCTCGGCTTTGTTTTTACGCCTTGCCGATCTTCGCGATTGGGCTCCGCCCACCACCAAAGGCGATTGGACTCCGTCCAGGCTTCGCGATTGGGCTCCGCCCACCGCTAAAAGCGATCGCAAACTAGAATGATTAAACATAAAATAAAACTACTCTAAACTTTAAAAGTACCTACTGAAGTTTCTAAATTACGGGCAATTTTGACTGTTTCCGACAAGGAATTAGATACTTGGCGGGAAGAATCTGAAGTTTTAATTGATACCTGTGAAATGTCCTGCATTAATTGCTTAACTGTTTGAGAGGTTTGTGCTTGGTCAATGGTAGAGTCGGAAATAGACTGGAGTAATTGGTCGATTTGACGAGAGACTAATACAATTTGATCCAAGCTTTGCTTGGTATGCTCGACTAATTGTGTTCCTTCGACTACCTGGGCTGTACCAACTTCCATCGCCACTACTACTTCTTGAGTTTCTTCTTGAATATTGTCAATAATTTCCTCAATTTCTTGGGTGGCTTCGGCAGATCTAATCGCTAGTTCGCCAACTTCCTCTGCTACTACAGCAAAACCTCGTCCTTCTTCTCCTGCGCGAGATGCCTCGATGCTGGCATTAATTGCTAATAGATTGGTTTGCATAGCGATTTGATTAATTAAGGAAACCACCTTAGAAATTTCTTGCGAAGACTCCCCGAGACGTTTGACCTTTTTAGCAGTCGAAGCTACGGTTTCTCGGAGTTGTAAAATACTATTAACCGTCTGCTCCATTGCTTCACCCCCAGTTTCGGCTGTGGAAAAAGCGGTACGGGATACTTCAGCGGCGGTCTGAGCATTTTTAGCTACTTGCTGAATAGAATTAGTCATCTCCTCTACTGCATTGAGAGTCTGACTGATTTGAGTGGTCTGTTGAATAGCGGCATCAGCTACTTGACGAATTGCGCCTTCATTAGCACTAACAGAAGTATTCACCTGAGAAGTGGTGTTTTGTACTTGGGTGATAATGTCCCGCAAGCTTTCAATAA
This genomic window contains:
- a CDS encoding chemotaxis protein CheW, whose protein sequence is MFNHSSLRSLLAVGGAQSRSLDGVQSPLVVGGAQSRRSARRKNKAEQPIIAFQLGREWFALPILAIQKVIPVSQINYITGDSQNNLYQFKDKKLTIIDVEQHIFANSSPSKSSVTTDSSLLKQPELTSPVSFSYVAILQQEAEILAGLPLNSQPVIYKVPPTDFQAITSTEIGSYDRQYIESKVTNIDEISRLFILNLQQLLQLIN
- a CDS encoding methyl-accepting chemotaxis protein; the protein is MAINNKAPELDLQTDSLKSDPTHPEDKSDSDPAPKQIVDTNPFFNLKTKAILLAIAIGVIPLGTTGLLAYGILNQSRTKSISQEQIAGTELTADRINRLIDDRLGKSVRQLGWILLLGTATTATLVGVTAYYLANRAIRPLLEIDRAVQKIGQGEFKTKIAIEGQDELAQLGSNINQMVNKITQLLQAQTQTAQRQMQDQTALVERERQQNQSIQQELLQFLMSIEEAASGNLTVRAEITDGSIGIVADFFNSIIESLRDIITQVQNTTSQVNTSVSANEGAIRQVADAAIQQTTQISQTLNAVEEMTNSIQQVAKNAQTAAEVSRTAFSTAETGGEAMEQTVNSILQLRETVASTAKKVKRLGESSQEISKVVSLINQIAMQTNLLAINASIEASRAGEEGRGFAVVAEEVGELAIRSAEATQEIEEIIDNIQEETQEVVVAMEVGTAQVVEGTQLVEHTKQSLDQIVLVSRQIDQLLQSISDSTIDQAQTSQTVKQLMQDISQVSIKTSDSSRQVSNSLSETVKIARNLETSVGTFKV